Below is a genomic region from Deltaproteobacteria bacterium.
CTCAATTCTTTTTGAATTCAAAAAATCGTTCCAGACTATTGACTTTGAACTTGCATCGACAATAAAGAAGGCCTTGTTCGTCGTTATTAAAATAAAAATTCCCATAATCTAATGGAGGAACCATGGAAGACTATCTCAAAGCAGCCATCGAAATCGCCAAGGCTCAGGCTAGTGTCCGGAACATGTCCGAGGATGAGATCATGGCCATGATCCAGTCTTTGTCTCAAAATTTCAAAAACATGGCCGAAGGCGAGTGTCCGGCCTCATCTTCCGCACCTGCCGTCGACCCCAAGAAGGCCATACGTGAAAAAAGCGTCGTCTGCCTGGAATGCGGCAAGGTCTTCAAAGTCCTGACCAAGAAGCATTTGG
It encodes:
- a CDS encoding transcriptional regulator, yielding MEDYLKAAIEIAKAQASVRNMSEDEIMAMIQSLSQNFKNMAEGECPASSSAPAVDPKKAIREKSVVCLECGKVFKVLTKKHLALHDLTPEEYKAKWGLPKGASLVAKSLARERRKKMQDMRLWEKRTKKA